ACCGATAACATGGTCAGCTTGTCCTGATATCATTGGTTCAAGTAATTTGTTTATTTCTTCAGGAAGATATGTCCCATCCCCATCTATCATTACTATATATTTGCTTGATAACAGATGAAATGCCTGGCTGATAGCCTGTCCTTTTCCAGTACCGCTTTGTAACACGACTCTGGCTCCTGCATTTTGTGCTTTTGATACCGTATCATCCGCACTGTGACCGTCAATAACAAGAATATCGGAATAACCTAGCGATTTGAATTCTTTTACCAGACCAGCTATCGTTTTTCCCTCATTGAGGGTGGGTATTAAAATACAGATATCCTCATTATTCATTTCGAGTCTATATAATTTTATTAATACTTAATTGTTGGTGATTTCCAGATTCCATCAACCTCTCGCAGTCTGCCTGCGTGCTTGAACACAAAATCTTACTGGCTATAGGATATCCTGTAAATCTTTCCTGCATTATCATCGCTTACAAGAAGCGAACCGTCATCTGCAACGATAATATCCACAGGTCTTCCCAGGACATTGGAGTCATTATCATTGAGCCATCCGGTGGCGAAATCTTTCACTGAATAATCTTTCATATCTATATTGATGATTTTATAGCCTGTCGGAACTCTCCGGTTCCATGAGCCGTGAAAAGCTACGAAGAGATTACCCCTGTATTCTTGCGGGAAGTTATCGCCGTAATAAAAAGCAAGCCCCAGAGGCGCAGAATGTGCCTGGAGGTCAATCATGCTTGGGGTTTCAAACGGTTCCATGCATGGGTTTCGAATATACACATTCTTATCGAAATCAGTATCATGAATATTCTTGCCATAACATATTGGCCAGCCATAATTTTTGCCTTCCTCAATAAGATTGATCTCATCAGGAGGCAGTTCATCTCCAAGATAGTCCCGGCTATTTTCAGTAGCATACAACTGTCCAGTTACCGGATGAATAACCATGCCCACAGCATTTCTTAGGCCTTTTGCGAAAACCTTGCAGTCTTTTCCTTCAAGCGTACATTTCAGGATTGCAGCCCTTATTTCATTCTCTTCCAGGCAGACATTGCATGAAGAACCGATACTTACGAATAAACTGTTATTATGTATTTTCAGTGTTCGGGTGAAATGACCGCCAGTGGGCAAATTGTTTATCAGGACTTCTATTGTATCCCTGTCTGCTATAAAATTACTGTCATTATCTTTTACCCTGATAACCCTGTTCTCCTGCGCTATGTAGAACCAGCCTTTATCGTAATCAATACCATGCGGATTGTTGAGTTTGTCGATAAATATTATTGTTTCATCTGCTTTCTTGTCATTATTCCTATCCGGGAGGGCAACAACTCTTCCCATGTTTGGGACTGTGACAAATAATACTCCATCTTTCAATAGCATCATCCTTGGACCCGGATTCGGACCAGGGTATGATACTAAACTTCCATCCATATTTTCTGCAAAATAATCGATCCTGAACCCTTGGGGAAGTTTAATTTCCGCAAGAGTTTCGGATTTAACTGATGGTTTTATGCCATAATAAAAGATCGCAGCTATTAAAATCACTATCAGCGCAAATAAAATCAATAATAACTTCCTATTCATATTTCCATTCCCCGGTAGGCAAGTGCTAATTACAACAATGACGCTTCAAAATATTAAATTATTTGTTCCCAAAAAAAGTTATTTCTCAAAAACAGCTTTTCTTACAGCTTCAATGGTAGCATCGATTTCCATGGGTCTGGGACATACAGAAAGCACGTGCTCTGAGTCCTTGAGCAAATGCCCTGTCGTGACACATGCAACTACCTCATCTTTTCCAATAATACCAAGGTTCGTAAGTTTGCGAAGGCCGGCAATTGATGACGCACTGGCAGGCTCTACCCCTATCCCTTCAAGATATGCAAGTTCCTGCTGGGCGCTTATTATTTCCTCATCAGTTACGGTTTCGGCAGTACCTCCGGATTCCCTGATCGCCTTTAAGGCTTTTATTGAATTTACAGGATTTCCGATCCTGATAGCTGTTGCAATTGTTTCAGGATGGCCCTCAGGAGTTATTGCCGGCGCGTTATTCTTTATTGCAGCAGCAACAGGGCTTGCACCTTGCGCCTGTATTCCGGTCATTTTCGGTATGCTGTCAATGAGACCAAGGTTCTTTAACTCCTTGAATCCTTTATAAATTGCTGTAATATTGCCTGCATTCCCGACAGGAAGCACAAGCCTGTCAGGTGCTTTCCATCCAAGCTGGTCTGCGATCTCAAAAGCAATTGTCTTTTGTCCCTCAAGACGATACGGATTAACAGAATTTAAAAGATAAAATCCTTCCCTGTCGCAAAGGTCCCGCACAAGTTTTAGCGCATCATCAAAATTCCCGCGTATGCTCAACACTTTTGCGCCATGCATGAGAGCCTGGGCAAGTTTTCCCAGGGCGACTTTACCGGATGGAAGAAGAACAACAGCGGGAACCCCTGCCCTTGCCCCGTACACCGCAAGGGATGCGGATGTATTCCCGGTGGATGCACAGGCAACCGTTTTCATACCAAGTTCAATGGCTTTGGTAACACCAACTGTCATTCCCCTGTCCTTGAATGAGCCTGTAGGGTTCATACCTTCATGTTTGACATAAACACCCTTAAGTCCGATACTTTTTGCGATCCTGTCAACGCTGTATAGCGGCGTTCCACCTTCTTTAAGGGATACCGGGTCTATGCTTATCGGCAGCAAGGCGCGGTATTTCCAGACAGAAAGCGGGCCTTTCAAATCGTTTTTAGTAATATTGATTTGCGAATAATCATAAATAATATCGAGCAGGCCACCGCAGGTACAGGTGTAGATAACTTCAGATCCGGAATATTTCTTGTGACATTCAATGCACTCAAGGTGGTACATAGACATAGGGTACTCAATAGAATTTATAGGCTTATAGATTACTCTCTTGATCAATTAAGAAATTTTATTATATGCCTGATTGTAGGTAAAATAAATAATAATTAAGTCTGCTATTACCAGGCAACATAAATTGAAAATAATATGTTTCATTATTTTCACCGGAACCGGGTTCTACGGGAACGGCAAATACCGGATCTCCATTAATATCTGCAAGTAATGCTTCCATGGAATAATGCCCCATGCTATCTAATATGTAAATTGATGGTACATCAACAAGCACAGCTCCTGAAGAAGGTATCCGGTAGGTAGAAGAATATGTGAAGGTATTTGAACCTGAATCATCGCCCGGACCTGTTATTTCATCAATTGATGCAGTATTACCTGCTTTCAAACCGGAAATGTCAGGGGGCGAAGGTGAAGTCGTTATAACCAGATAATCACCGCTGTGTACGGATATACCTGAAAAAATATGTGGAGTTATATTATTCACGTCAAAACTTTCGACAGTCATCGTATTATTTGTGATAACACCATAAAATCCCAGCCAGTGTTCTGTATAAGATTTCACTGCAAAATCGTTCCGGGTTATATATCCACCGTTGGCCTGGATACCTGATTCACCTGCTACAATCGATATATAAAGAATTATTATCAATATTATTTTTATTACTAAATTTTTGAATGTTTTTATTGGCAAACCTGTCAATGTCACTCCATTTTATATGTTTACACACCTTTTCAGAAAGCCCAAGCTTAACTTTCTAAACTTATATGTTTAGCAGAGTTATATTAATAAAATGCGTACAAGATATATAATATTATTCATTGGCAATTATATAAGTATTATGGTTATAATGATTTCAATAAAAAATGAAATCAACTTGAAAATGTCTCTGGGCCAGGGGAAAGAAGAACCTGGCATTAAGGGTTAAGGCTATAGGCTCTGATTTTTCTTTATTCCGTATATCTCCTGCCCACTTTTGATTGCTTTATTAACTTCGCCGAGGCAGCATCTTCCAGATGGATTTTTTTTATCACAGGTACACTCATCGGCTTTTATTTTTGCAGTTATTTCCCGGACAGCTGTACTATATCCCAGCTGCCTGATCTGCTCAAAAATCCTCTCCTTTGTCCATCCAAAACAATAACACACTTGAACAGGATTTTCCTTTTCTTTTATGCCAACCCTGACTTTTACATCCTGTTTATGCAAACAAGCCTGTTGCTCATTATTGAAATAGACAACTTCACAGGTTGGTGTCTCACAAAAATAGAACCCATCCGGATTTTCGATAGATGCAAACACTGGTTCTTTGACCATACTTCTTAATGTTATTTCCATAACCGGTTTTCCCGTGTTGCCGCATTCCGGGCAAATAGAAGTTCCTTTCTCTTTTATATCACAAATTTCACAGCAGCAACTTTTCATTTATTTTCCTCCGGCTTTTTTTATTATGAGAAGGCAGAATATCTGCCTTCTTTATAACACATTCAGTACTTTTACTGCAATCGCTACAATGGCAACCATTATTATTACAGCCATCATTTTTTCGTGAATGCACATTCCTTCGGAAGTCTTACAGCCTTCCATCGAACACATCTTTGACATTAAATATCACCTTGTTCCTTTATTTACTCACTGTTCCTTTATTTCTTTCCGCAGCAATCCTTGAATTTCTTTCTGGATCCGCACGGACATGCGTCATTCGGCGCAGTTGTCTTTTTTGGTGTGCAACAACCTGTCATATTTTTATACCTCCGTTTTAAGTGTCTTTTTCAGACAAATTCTATATTTGCCTTGTAGATAATAACCCTCTTCAGGTTGTGAGCTTAATAAGCACATCCGATTACAGGTATATTACTCGCACCTTCCCAGTGAGCATTTGTTCATGCTTTCTGAGAGTTTAAATAAGGCAAATAAAAGCAGCATGATAGAAGCTATTTCAAGCCACAGGTTCTTGCTTAAAATGAAAGCCAGCGGCGCCGATATTCCCAGGAGCGATACCAGCAGGGGTGTACAAACAGGACATGCCGATGTAAAAAAACCTATGAACATTCCTGCAATGCCTGTTTTTTCATGCTTCTTAAATCCCATCTCCCTCTGGTTATATATGAACATGGTCTGGTAAATTCCTGAAAGGACTGCCATAACAATAGTCAAAAAACCGTTGCCGGGATTTATTTGTGTCCCCATTGTCAGGTTTGTGAATACTGCATAAATGCAGATCATAACTGCGATAGAGATCAAAGCAACAGCCAGATACGACTTATTTTTTAAAACTTTAATTATATTGTCTAACATAAATACCTTTAAAAATAACTGCCTGGAAAGCAGGCAGCATTACTCAGGTGGCGAAGTGGGCATGAATTTTGTATCAATACCGGAAAAGTGAACATATCCTTCTCCTTTGGGCTGGTCGGCTTTAATGAATTTTCCAGGTATGCCGTCTCCGATCCAGAGGATATTCCTGGCGGTATCAACGGGACCATCCAGATGGATGAAAAGTATCTTGCCGTCGGATAGCATTTTCACCAGGTGGTCCGGCATATCAGGAGGCGCTTTGTCTGTATAAGTTGCCCTGAGCTGCCTCCACAGGCCGGCATCTTTCTCAAGCGGCGCGGACGCTGCCTGGAGAGATTCTATCTCAGAGCTCAGGGAATTTATTTCGGCCTGTTTTTCAGAAATTTTTTCATTCACGTTCATTCTATTTATTACATAGCCGGCACCGGCTCCTATTATTAAGGAAACCAGTGCAATGGCTATTATTTTATTGTTCATATTTTTATTACCTCAAACACTATCTGAGGTTATACCAGTAATATCCAGCGAAGTAGTGAGTAAAATAAGCACACCCGATCATCGCTTTTCAAAATTCGTTACAAGCTGTCCCATCATCCGGTACCATACATTAAGTTCCCTGTTCATTATAAGTTTTGTTTCCTCAATAGGCACAGCATTGTAAATATAAGTAAACCCGCCTGCGCCCAGTACCCTGAATTTTCGTTTGATCATACTTTTGTCCATCAATGTCTGAAGTGAGCGCTGGATAGAACTCCTATCTTTTTTAAGAGACTCTGAAACTTCAGCAATAGCTGATCCGGGATGGTCAAGAAGATAAAAATATACATCTATTTCATAATCCTTTATCTTAAAAACGCAGCGCATAACATCATTGAATTTAGGCGCCGGGGTCATCATAAGTTCTTCCACTGTCTGGAACCCGGTCGGATTTACATTATTCAATGAATTCATATTTTACCTTTTTCCCGGAAACCATGTATAACTTCAGGGGTTCAATACCGAATACATATCGCCTATACTTCTTAATACCTTGAAACCCTTGTCCGTTATCATATAATCTCCGCGCTCATGGCGCTGTAAGATCATTGCGCTGTCAACCAGTTTTTGCAGATGGAACAGTAAATTTCCCCCGCGAAGTCCTGTAAGTTCGGAAAGCGCTGAAAAGGTTTTTGTCTCTATTGCTATTGCTTTCAGGATTTGCAGGCGCTGTCTGTTGGATAGCGGCTCAAGTATGTCATTAACAATTAGTTCGTCAGGTAATACTGATATATTTTGCTTTTGTTTTGTATCTGTGTCATAGATTTGCATTGACCTCATCAGATCGACCTGTTTTCCGAAAAGTGCCTGTACATTTGAAAAACATTTTTCGCACTGCTTCGATGGGGCATTGCTCCTCATATTGTTTAAATCCGACTGGTTTTTCAAAATAACATCTTCATGAACCTCATCCTGCTTTATCAGGTTTGCATTCTTTTGAAGGAATCCGGTGAAGTTTGATTTACATGTCTCCCGCATATCGCATCTTTTGACCATATTACTTTCAAGACCGCCCTCGATATCATCAAGAACATGCCCGATGATCGCATTCGTAAAATTAGCGCGGGAACCCGAAAGAACATGTTCAAGATGCTGCTGGCTTGATTGCTCTACAAACCGCTTCATGTCAGTATGTATTTCATGCAGTTTCTTTTTTATTTCGAGGATCTCTTTGTAAGAGTCCTCCTTTTTATTTGCCATTTAGAAGTTGTTTTGTCTTATCAGGCTAAAAAGGTTTCCATTACAACCTTAAAGGTCATATTTGTATATTAAAATGTAGTTGGTATAGTTCTATGGCACTATAAGGTCTGGTTTTTTTTTCTTTCTGAGTTTATGAGGATGTGTTGTTCAAATATTCCTGCAATGAATCGAAGTAATTGGAATTGATGCTGTAAATTGTGTACCTGCCATCTGTATCAGCTTTAACAATCCCCTGCTCTTTCAGATGTTTAATATGTTGTGTAAGTGTCGATGAAGAAACTCCGATTCCTTCTGCAAGGGTTTTATGATTTATATTTTGATTACCAAGTATCCCTAAAATAATCCTTCTATGAGTATCATTCTTCAGCGCAGAAATTACTGTCAGTTCTTCTTTATTATAAGTAGAGTTGTTCAGAAAATAGCGAAGTTTTCCGTTTGTTTTGTATGATTCTATCATTTTTTCTGTTTCCATCATTTTCAGGTGGTATTCGACCGATCCTTTGTTCAATCCTGTTTCTTTTATTATCTCGCTGAAATAACTTCCAGGGAAGGATTTAATAAAACCATATAGTTTTTCCCTGTTCATATTTTCCAAAATATTTGAGCTGTTTAATCTCTTATAGCCACCAAGGATGGGAAAAAACCTGATTAGAAAAAAAGTTTCCGGAGAAGAGGTTATATTAGTAAAACCCAACAGAATAAGAAAAAGCCAGTAAGGAATAGGTTTGACTTCGATCTCATGCACTTCCTCACCTGCTACCGGAGCGCCCGATTTATCGCTCTGGGAGGGACGTACCGTGTACTCGGTGGCTAAAGCTGTAGAGACCGATAGCAAAAAGAAAAAGCAAAGGAGGAATGTATTCAGTCTAATGCTGATATACGTTAAAGTTGTAGTCTTCCGTTCCAACGACTGATACTCCATATGCCTCATACTTCCATTGTCCTGCTTCTACATAACCCTGACCTGGAACAATATCAATATGTATCCTGCCGTCAATTATTCCATCGCTTGAATCATAATAAGTTCCAATGCGGCTGCTGCCGGGCGTGTATATGGTCAGCGAGAGGGAATCGGTTTTGTCTCCCCAGTTCAGGTCAACTTCAAGCCAGTTTACACTGCTTCCCACATTTGTATAGTATGTTTTAGTCTGACCCTGTGTTAAAGAATCATATGTCTGGATAGATACTGGCGGTATTTCACCGCTTGAGGGACGCACTGTGTATTCTGTTGTATTTTTTGCTGATACCACTGGCACAGACAACAACGCTGCAACCATAAATAAACCAATTAACCATTTCATGTTATCACCGAAAGGGTATAACAGCAAAGGAGTATATGGGTTTTCTATGAAAATCACCTAACTGATTTTGGACTACCCTGAATGATTGAAGTTCGATGCATGAGTTATCAATCAACCAAACGTTTCTACTGCTTTATTTCACTGAATCAATTTGCAAACCGAATCAGTTATGTGGTTTTCATAGAAATTATATAAGCATCTAATACTTTTAAGAAATCGTGCGGGGTTCAACTGAACTTACCAAAGAATGGTTAAACCCCGGACATCGCCCGAAGGCAAAATAAGGTTAGTGCTTCAAATGTATTAAAGACTTGCCTGGTTTTGCCTCATGGGATAAAAAATAAGAGGTGAAAAAGAACATGAAAAGAACTAAAGAAATGCAATTAGGCGCGCTACTTGCGGCATTGCTGGTAGTAAGCCTTATAATTGTGCCAGCAATAGGCGCGCAAGGAGTAAATGATCAAAAAATTACTGGCGCAGTATTTCCACCAGAAGAATTAAAAAATCTGCACTCAAAATATAACATAACAGAAAATGAT
This region of Candidatus Methanoperedens sp. genomic DNA includes:
- a CDS encoding sorbosone dehydrogenase family protein, whose translation is MNRKLLLILFALIVILIAAIFYYGIKPSVKSETLAEIKLPQGFRIDYFAENMDGSLVSYPGPNPGPRMMLLKDGVLFVTVPNMGRVVALPDRNNDKKADETIIFIDKLNNPHGIDYDKGWFYIAQENRVIRVKDNDSNFIADRDTIEVLINNLPTGGHFTRTLKIHNNSLFVSIGSSCNVCLEENEIRAAILKCTLEGKDCKVFAKGLRNAVGMVIHPVTGQLYATENSRDYLGDELPPDEINLIEEGKNYGWPICYGKNIHDTDFDKNVYIRNPCMEPFETPSMIDLQAHSAPLGLAFYYGDNFPQEYRGNLFVAFHGSWNRRVPTGYKIINIDMKDYSVKDFATGWLNDNDSNVLGRPVDIIVADDGSLLVSDDNAGKIYRISYSQ
- a CDS encoding threonine synthase; translation: MYHLECIECHKKYSGSEVIYTCTCGGLLDIIYDYSQINITKNDLKGPLSVWKYRALLPISIDPVSLKEGGTPLYSVDRIAKSIGLKGVYVKHEGMNPTGSFKDRGMTVGVTKAIELGMKTVACASTGNTSASLAVYGARAGVPAVVLLPSGKVALGKLAQALMHGAKVLSIRGNFDDALKLVRDLCDREGFYLLNSVNPYRLEGQKTIAFEIADQLGWKAPDRLVLPVGNAGNITAIYKGFKELKNLGLIDSIPKMTGIQAQGASPVAAAIKNNAPAITPEGHPETIATAIRIGNPVNSIKALKAIRESGGTAETVTDEEIISAQQELAYLEGIGVEPASASSIAGLRKLTNLGIIGKDEVVACVTTGHLLKDSEHVLSVCPRPMEIDATIEAVRKAVFEK
- a CDS encoding TrmB family transcriptional regulator; translated protein: MNSLNNVNPTGFQTVEELMMTPAPKFNDVMRCVFKIKDYEIDVYFYLLDHPGSAIAEVSESLKKDRSSIQRSLQTLMDKSMIKRKFRVLGAGGFTYIYNAVPIEETKLIMNRELNVWYRMMGQLVTNFEKR
- a CDS encoding winged helix-turn-helix transcriptional regulator, which translates into the protein MANKKEDSYKEILEIKKKLHEIHTDMKRFVEQSSQQHLEHVLSGSRANFTNAIIGHVLDDIEGGLESNMVKRCDMRETCKSNFTGFLQKNANLIKQDEVHEDVILKNQSDLNNMRSNAPSKQCEKCFSNVQALFGKQVDLMRSMQIYDTDTKQKQNISVLPDELIVNDILEPLSNRQRLQILKAIAIETKTFSALSELTGLRGGNLLFHLQKLVDSAMILQRHERGDYMITDKGFKVLRSIGDMYSVLNP
- a CDS encoding winged helix-turn-helix transcriptional regulator, producing the protein MRHMEYQSLERKTTTLTYISIRLNTFLLCFFFLLSVSTALATEYTVRPSQSDKSGAPVAGEEVHEIEVKPIPYWLFLILLGFTNITSSPETFFLIRFFPILGGYKRLNSSNILENMNREKLYGFIKSFPGSYFSEIIKETGLNKGSVEYHLKMMETEKMIESYKTNGKLRYFLNNSTYNKEELTVISALKNDTHRRIILGILGNQNINHKTLAEGIGVSSSTLTQHIKHLKEQGIVKADTDGRYTIYSINSNYFDSLQEYLNNTSS